A single Musa acuminata AAA Group cultivar baxijiao chromosome BXJ2-1, Cavendish_Baxijiao_AAA, whole genome shotgun sequence DNA region contains:
- the LOC103997539 gene encoding peroxidase 72 has protein sequence MKCMDLPVSFLIIFSSLLSVAQCSGSGYLYPQFYQHSCPSAQAIVRSVVAKAVAREARMAASLLRLHFHDCFVKGCDASLLLDSSGTITSEKRSNPNRNSARGFEVVDEIKAALEKECPRTVSCADILALAARDSTVLTGGPSWEVPLGRRDSIGASIQGSNNNIPAPNNTLRTIITKFNLKGLDPVDLVALSGSHTIGDSRCTSFRQRLYNQTGDGRPDSTLDTTYAAQLRRRCPRSGGDQNLFPLDALSPGRFDNQYFKNLVARKGLLASDEVLFSGGSATTMRLVKWYAENEEAFFAQFAKSMVKMGNITPLTGNKGEIRKNCRRINH, from the exons atgaagTGCATGGATCTTCCTGTCAGCTTCCTCatcatattctcctctcttctGTCTGTCGCGCAGTGCAGCGGCAGCGGATACCTCTACCCGCAGTTCTACCAGCATTCATGCCCGAGTGCTCAAGCCATCGTGCGGTCGGTCGTCGCCAAGGCCGTCGCCAGAGAAGCCCGCATGGCTGCTTCCTTGCTTCGCCTCCACTTCCATGACTGCTTTGTGAAG GGCTGTGACGCGTCGCTTCTGCTGGACAGTAGCGGGACGATAACGAGCGAGAAGAGGTCGAACCCCAACCGGAACTCCGCGAGGGGGTTCGAGGTCGTCGACGAGATCAAGGCTGCACTGGAGAAGGAATGTCCGCGCACCGTGTCCTGCGCCGACATCCTTGCCCTCGCTGCAAGAGACTCCACTGTCCTG ACTGGTGGGCCGAGCTGGGAGGTTCCGCTGGGGAGGAGGGACTCCATAGGAGCGAGCATTCAAGGCTCCAACAACAACATCCCCGCTCCCAACAACACCCTTCGGACCATCATCACTAAGTTCAACCTCAAAGGCCTCGACCCCGTCGACCTCGTCGCTCTCTCAG GCAGCCACACGATCGGGGACTCGCGGTGCACCAGCTTCCGGCAACGGTTGTACAACcagacgggcgacgggcgaccggACTCCACTCTCGATACGACGTACGCCGCGCAGCTGCGCCGCCGCTGCCCGCGCTCCGGCGGCGACCAGAACCTGTTCCCCCTCGACGCGCTGAGCCCCGGCAGGTTCGACAACCAGTACTTCAAGAACCTGGTTGCCAGGAAGGGCCTCCTCGCCTCCGACGAGGTCCTCTTCTCCGGCGGCAGCGCGACCACCATGCGGCTGGTGAAGTGGTACGCGGAGAACGAAGAGGCATTCTTCGCGCAGTTCGCCAAGTCCATGGTGAAGATGGGCAACATCACACCTTTGACAGGGAACAAGGGAGAGATCAGGAAGAATTGCAGGAGGATTAACCATTGA